TTGGTCAATAAAGTTGAAGCGGGCAGTGAGGCGGAAGTTGCCGGTGTTCAGGCGGGTGACCTTATTCAGGAGGTGAGCCGCGAACCGATCACCAGTCTCGAAGATTATCAACGAATTGTCTCAAAGATCGCGAAAGAAGAGCTCGTCGTCTTGTTATTGAACCGACGTGGGAATAATCTCTTCGTCGCGGTCAATCCGAAATGATGTACTGACAGGATGTCAAAGAAACGATCAAAGACGTTCGAGTGGCTTGAAGAGAAAGTCTTCAAGCCACTCGAAGATAAAAAAATGCCGATCATGGAGCATCTCCATGAGCTCCAGTGGCGTTTGACGCGCACCGTCATCGTAATGGCCGGAATTTTTATCGTTACGTTTTTCTATGCGGATGCGTTGGTGAACTGGATCCGCGTGCCGCTTCAAAACTACTTCATCCCCGGGTCACTCGAGTGGGTTCCCTCAGATCTTCCGAAAATCCCTTTCGTGTTTTTAGCGCCCGCCGAAGCGCTTTTTCAGAACATCAAGGTGGCGGCGTTATTTGCATTGGTGCTTGCCACCCCGCAGATTCTTTGGGAAACCTGGCAGTTTGTCGTGCCTGGCTTACATGTCCAGGAACGCCGGTTTACCGGTCCCTTTGTGGTGGTCAGCTGGCTGGCGTTCTATCTGGGGCTAGCCTTTGCGTTTTTTATCGTCCTGCCGTTCGCGTTACACTTTTTGATTTCATACGGGTTGGCGGCTGGGTTTATCGCCCAGATTTCGATCGCCAACTATGTGGGGTTTACGCTGTGGTTTATGGTCGTGTTCGGCATGATTTTCGAAGTACCGCTGGTGCTGACGTTGATGGCGAAACTTGGATGGGTGGATGCGCCGACGTTAAAAGCCTACCGGAAATGGGCGTTTTTAGGGTCATTTCTCTTCGCTGCGATTTTGACTCCGACGCCGGATCCGTTTAATCAATGTATCATGGCTTTACCAATGTATTTTTTCTATGAAGTGGGTATCATTAGCGCAGGTGTGTTCGGAAAAAGGAAACCCCAAACTGACCCATCTGATGATGAAGATGAGCCGCCTCCGAGCATGCCGTCGTCAACTGCTGCTTCTTCCAAAATAGAGAGAAGGTTACAGCCAGTTGGGGCTAGTACGAGTGGAGATGATGATTATGTCAGTGTTCCCGATTCAGGACCCCGGTAAGGTATACGGGGGCAAAGCCTGAAATGGCACGTCCAAGGATATTGATAGCCTCTCATCACATGACAAAGTGAGCGTGGGCTCTTGATCAGTGCGGCTATTCTGGTTATCAGCAGCAAAGTTCTTGATAATGGGCAGCGTGATGAGATTCGTGAAGTCTTAGAGCCCATGTTTCAGGAAGAGCACATGCGACTTAGCTCATACCACGTCGTCGCGGACAATCGAGACGACATTAAGTCGAACTTGATTGAATTGTGTGACGAAAAAGGCGCGCAGATAGTGTTGACAGTTGGAGGGACAGGCGTGCGTCCGACAGATTGGGCGCCTGAAGCCACGAAGGATGTCATCGACAAAGAAGTTCCGGGAATCGGAGAAGCTATGCGCGCTGAAAGTCTAAAAAAAGTGAGGACGGCGATGTTGTCACGAGGCATTGCCGGAATCCGGGGATCTACCCTGATCGTGAACCTTCCTGGAAGTTCACGAGGGGCTCGTGAAAACTTGTCAGTCCTTATGCCGATTCTCAATCACACGATCGGCAAAATATCCGGAAAAGGCAAACTGTCTAGAAAAGGCAAACTGTCTAAATGAGAGCTAATCATTCGGTTCAGAGAGCGGAGGCATTTCATGGCAACTGAGTTAAAGATGATTCAACCGTCGACGCCCAATAGCGGGGATGTCTGTACCTACATGTGGGCATGTGCGATTTGCGATGAAACAGAAACGTGTCAAAAAGATAAAGAAGGGCACAGTCGGTGGCTCGTCGCCAAACGTATGGAACGGATCGATTACAAGATCTTGGTGATGAGTAACAAGGGTGGCGTTGGGAAGAGTACCATGACGACTAATTTGGCTATCAGTCTGGCATTAAAAGGCTATGAGGTTGGCATCTGTGATATGGATATTCATGGTCCCAACATTCCCAAAATGGTCGGGGCAGAGGGACAAAAACTCAAGATCAGCACGGGCGGCGGCATCATTCCCCATCAAGTGTACAACCTGAAAATCGCCTCCATGTCCTTTTTGTTGCAGAATTCTGACGATCCCATTATCTGGCGCGATGCCTATAAATACGAATTCATCAATCAATTGTTGGGCGGGGTCGAATGGCAGGATTTGAATTTTTTGCTCATCGATTTGCCTCCAGGCACCGGGAATGAATCCGTGACGACCATTGATCTCATCGGCGATGTCAGTGGTTGCGTGATCGTCTCGACTCCCCAGGAGGTCGCGCTGCTCGATGCCAGAAAATCGGTGACGTTCGCGAGAGACAGTGAAATCCCAATCGTGGGTATCGTGGAAAATATGAGCGGGATGGATTGTCCGCATTGTCATCAGCATATCGAAGTCTTTCGGAAGGGTGGGGGAGAAGCCTCTGCCCATGATATGGGGGTTCCCTTCTTGGGACGGGTTCCTTTGGACCCTGAGTTGGTGAGGCAAAGTGATCGTGGCGAGCCCTACGCGTTGTTCCATTCCGATTTGCCGACGGCTGACGCGATCCATCATATCGCGAATCAAGTGGATGATTTTTGTAAACGCAAAGGGTCTTTGGTTCAGCCGTCCGCGCGCCCCGCGCCGTTTATGAAAAAGAAATAAACCGTCTCACATCGATATTCAAAACATCGAAGAAAGGTACAGTACTATTCCGATGAATGGCTTGACACCGTTGGAAAAGGCTCAGCAAACGGTCCTCGATGCCGCCGTTCCCCTTGGATGCGAGAAGATAGGATTGCTCGAGTCGACCGGGCGCGTCCTGGGCGAAGACATTATCGCGCCGCGTGACAATCCTCCTTGGAACAACTCCGCGATGGACGGGTTTGCCGTTCGCTGGGACGATATTCGACAGGATTATGCGATTTCCACGATTCCCGAACTCAGGATTATCGAAGACGTCCCGGCCGGGAAAATGGCCGAAAAAACAGTCGGACCTGGCGAAGCGATCCGGATTATGACCGGCGCGCCCATGCCAGCCGGTGCCGATACCGTCGTTCGCGTGGAATTCACCGAGCCACTTGGCCAGGATCACGTGCGGATTATGAAGCCTG
The genomic region above belongs to Nitrospirales bacterium and contains:
- the tatC gene encoding twin-arginine translocase subunit TatC; this translates as MSKKRSKTFEWLEEKVFKPLEDKKMPIMEHLHELQWRLTRTVIVMAGIFIVTFFYADALVNWIRVPLQNYFIPGSLEWVPSDLPKIPFVFLAPAEALFQNIKVAALFALVLATPQILWETWQFVVPGLHVQERRFTGPFVVVSWLAFYLGLAFAFFIVLPFALHFLISYGLAAGFIAQISIANYVGFTLWFMVVFGMIFEVPLVLTLMAKLGWVDAPTLKAYRKWAFLGSFLFAAILTPTPDPFNQCIMALPMYFFYEVGIISAGVFGKRKPQTDPSDDEDEPPPSMPSSTAASSKIERRLQPVGASTSGDDDYVSVPDSGPR
- a CDS encoding MogA/MoaB family molybdenum cofactor biosynthesis protein, which encodes MISAAILVISSKVLDNGQRDEIREVLEPMFQEEHMRLSSYHVVADNRDDIKSNLIELCDEKGAQIVLTVGGTGVRPTDWAPEATKDVIDKEVPGIGEAMRAESLKKVRTAMLSRGIAGIRGSTLIVNLPGSSRGARENLSVLMPILNHTIGKISGKGKLSRKGKLSK
- a CDS encoding Mrp/NBP35 family ATP-binding protein, whose amino-acid sequence is MATELKMIQPSTPNSGDVCTYMWACAICDETETCQKDKEGHSRWLVAKRMERIDYKILVMSNKGGVGKSTMTTNLAISLALKGYEVGICDMDIHGPNIPKMVGAEGQKLKISTGGGIIPHQVYNLKIASMSFLLQNSDDPIIWRDAYKYEFINQLLGGVEWQDLNFLLIDLPPGTGNESVTTIDLIGDVSGCVIVSTPQEVALLDARKSVTFARDSEIPIVGIVENMSGMDCPHCHQHIEVFRKGGGEASAHDMGVPFLGRVPLDPELVRQSDRGEPYALFHSDLPTADAIHHIANQVDDFCKRKGSLVQPSARPAPFMKKK